In one Streptomyces sp. T12 genomic region, the following are encoded:
- a CDS encoding Lrp/AsnC family transcriptional regulator → MHSDVVASRSAEHRDSRESRNGGGPQLDAVSLAIIEQLQEDGRRPYAAIGKAVGLSEAAVRQRVQKLLDQGVMQIVAVTDPLTVGFRRQAMVGVHVEGDVESVADALTAMAECEYVVMTAGSFDLMVEIVCEDDDHLLDVINRRIRAVPGVRSTESFVYLKLKKQTYMWGTR, encoded by the coding sequence GTGCACAGTGACGTCGTGGCCAGTCGAAGCGCAGAGCACAGGGACTCCCGCGAGTCCAGGAACGGCGGCGGTCCCCAGCTGGACGCCGTCTCCCTTGCCATCATCGAACAACTTCAAGAGGACGGCCGCCGGCCGTACGCCGCCATCGGCAAGGCCGTGGGCCTGTCCGAGGCGGCCGTGCGCCAGCGCGTCCAGAAGCTGCTCGACCAGGGCGTGATGCAGATCGTCGCCGTCACGGACCCGCTCACCGTGGGCTTCCGGCGCCAGGCGATGGTCGGTGTCCACGTCGAGGGCGACGTGGAGTCCGTGGCCGACGCCCTGACCGCCATGGCCGAATGCGAGTACGTGGTGATGACAGCCGGGTCCTTCGACCTGATGGTGGAAATCGTCTGCGAGGACGACGACCACCTCCTGGACGTCATCAACAGGCGCATCCGGGCCGTACCCGGAGTCCGATCGACCGAAAGCTTCGTCTACCTCAAGCTCAAGAAGCAGACCTACATGTGGGGAACCCGATAA